One genomic segment of Impatiens glandulifera chromosome 6, dImpGla2.1, whole genome shotgun sequence includes these proteins:
- the LOC124943575 gene encoding DNA ligase 1-like: protein MQKELEKERLDELKKKEDDDELEFKRLSELKKKEDDDELELKRLNELKKKQDDDELDKNKLNELKKKQVDDELEKNRLHELKKKQDDDELEKNRLKELNKKKYDDELEKNRLEELKKKQNDDELEKNRLEELKK, encoded by the coding sequence ATGCAGAAGGAGTTGGAGAAGGAGAGGCTTGATGAGTTGAAGAAAaaggaagatgatgatgagttggAGTTTAAGAGGCTTAGTGAGTTGAAGAAAaaggaagatgatgatgagttggAGTTGAAGAGACTTAATGAATTAAAGAAGAAGCaagatgatgatgagttggATAAGAATAAGCTTAATGAGTTGAAGAAGAAGCAAGTTGATGACGAGTTGGAGAAGAATAGGCTTCATGAGTTGAAGAAGAAGCaagatgatgatgagttggAGAAGAATAGGCTTAAGGAGTTGAATAAGAAGAAATATGATGATGAGTTGGAGAAGAATAGGCTTGAGGagttgaagaagaagcaaaATGATGATGAGTTGGAGAAGAATAGGCTTGAGGAGTTGAAGAAGTAG
- the LOC124941447 gene encoding dol-P-Man:Man(5)GlcNAc(2)-PP-Dol alpha-1,3-mannosyltransferase isoform X1, which produces MGNRRAKTSTSTSISSVEGSSPSTEIYKIPKATFALVLLLFDAILVSLIIAYVPYTKIDWDAYMSQVSGFLSGERNYSNLKGDTGPLVYPAGFLYIYSGVKFLTGGNVFSAQILFGILYIINLAIVMFIYVKTDLLPWWALSLLCLSKRLHSIFVLRLFNDCFAMTLLNTSVALLIYQKWHLGLIIFSAAVSIKMNVLLYAPPLLLLMLKAMDIVGVISALAGAALVQVLLGLPFLLEYPVAYISNAFNLGRVFVHFWSVNFKFIPEPVFVSKEFAVSLLITHLMLLALFAHYKWCKHEGGLLVFLNSTFALSNLRMTLSKLLSFQHFCSQQFIVNVLNKEHIVSTMFVGNFIGILCARSLHYQFYSWYFFSLPFLLWRTPFPTLLRLVLFFGVELCWNVFPSNLYSSLLLLFLNLFILWGIWCSSPEYPYVKDDNKSLTKQKKRI; this is translated from the exons ATGGGAAACCGACGGGCAAAAACTTCCACTTCCACCTCCATCTCTTCAGTTGAGGGTTCATCTCCTTCCACAGAGATCTACAAGATTCCCAAAGCCACTTTTGCCCTTGTTTTACTTCTTTTCGATGCTATACTCGTTTCTCTGATCATCGCTTATGTCCCTT ATACCAAGATCGACTGGGATGCATACATGTCGCAA GTTAGTGGGTTTCTCTCTGGAGAAAGAAATTACAGTAATTTGAAGGGAGATACAGGCCCTCTAGTTTATCCAGCTGGATTTCTCTACATATACTCTGGCGTTAAATTCCTGACTGGAGGAAATGTCTTCTCTGCACAG ATTCTTTTTGGGATCTTATATATCATTAACCTTGCCATTGTTATGTTTATATACGTGAAGACTGATTTG CTTCCATGGTGGGCTCTTTCCCTACTTTGTCTATCGAAAAGATTGCACTCTATCTTTGTGCTTCGTCTCTTCAATGATTGCTTTGCCATGACTCTCCTTAACACCTCAGTTGCCTTACTTATTTATCAAAAGTGGCACCTTGGATTAATTATATTCAG TGCAGCTGTTTCAATTAAGATGAATGTACTTCTTTATGCACCGCCTTTGCTACTTCTCATGCTAAAG GCTATGGATATTGTTGGAGTGATTTCGGCTTTGGCAGGTGCAGCATTAGTACAG GTTCTGTTGGGACTACCTTTTCTTTTAGAGTATCCTGTTGCCTACATATCAAACGCTTTCAATCTTGGACGAGTCTTCGTCCACTTCTG GTCTGTTAACTTCAAGTTCATTCCGGAACCAGTTTTTGTATCAAAGGAATTTGCTGTCTCTTTACTGATCACCCATTTAATGCTTCTTGCTCTGTTTGCTCATTATAAGTGGTGCAA GCATGAAGGCGGTCTTTTGGTTTTCTTGAATTCTACGTTTGCACTGTCAAATCTTAGAATGACTCTTTCAAAATTACTATCTTTTCAACATTTCTGCAGCCAACAGTTTATCGTCAATGTTTTGAACAAAGAAC ACATTGTAAGTACAATGTTTGTTGGCAACTTCATTGGTATCTTGTGTGCTCGATCACTCCATTATCAATTCTATTCATG GTATTTCTTTAGCTTGCCGTTTCTACTGTGGAGAACACCTTTTCCCACATTATTACG TTTGGTTTTGTTTTTCGGGGTTGAATTGTGCTGGAATGTCTTCCCTTCCAACTTGTATTCGTCACTTCTGCTACTATTTTTGAACTTGTTCATACTGTGGGGAATCTGGTGCTCCTCTCCTGAGTATCCCTATGTGAAAGATGACAACAAATCTTTGACTAAACAGAAAAAAAGAATATGA
- the LOC124941447 gene encoding dol-P-Man:Man(5)GlcNAc(2)-PP-Dol alpha-1,3-mannosyltransferase isoform X2 codes for MSLIPRSTGMHTCRKSVSGFLSGERNYSNLKGDTGPLVYPAGFLYIYSGVKFLTGGNVFSAQILFGILYIINLAIVMFIYVKTDLLPWWALSLLCLSKRLHSIFVLRLFNDCFAMTLLNTSVALLIYQKWHLGLIIFSAAVSIKMNVLLYAPPLLLLMLKAMDIVGVISALAGAALVQVLLGLPFLLEYPVAYISNAFNLGRVFVHFWSVNFKFIPEPVFVSKEFAVSLLITHLMLLALFAHYKWCKHEGGLLVFLNSTFALSNLRMTLSKLLSFQHFCSQQFIVNVLNKEHIVSTMFVGNFIGILCARSLHYQFYSWYFFSLPFLLWRTPFPTLLRLVLFFGVELCWNVFPSNLYSSLLLLFLNLFILWGIWCSSPEYPYVKDDNKSLTKQKKRI; via the exons ATGTCCCTT ATACCAAGATCGACTGGGATGCATACATGTCGCAAGTCG GTTAGTGGGTTTCTCTCTGGAGAAAGAAATTACAGTAATTTGAAGGGAGATACAGGCCCTCTAGTTTATCCAGCTGGATTTCTCTACATATACTCTGGCGTTAAATTCCTGACTGGAGGAAATGTCTTCTCTGCACAG ATTCTTTTTGGGATCTTATATATCATTAACCTTGCCATTGTTATGTTTATATACGTGAAGACTGATTTG CTTCCATGGTGGGCTCTTTCCCTACTTTGTCTATCGAAAAGATTGCACTCTATCTTTGTGCTTCGTCTCTTCAATGATTGCTTTGCCATGACTCTCCTTAACACCTCAGTTGCCTTACTTATTTATCAAAAGTGGCACCTTGGATTAATTATATTCAG TGCAGCTGTTTCAATTAAGATGAATGTACTTCTTTATGCACCGCCTTTGCTACTTCTCATGCTAAAG GCTATGGATATTGTTGGAGTGATTTCGGCTTTGGCAGGTGCAGCATTAGTACAG GTTCTGTTGGGACTACCTTTTCTTTTAGAGTATCCTGTTGCCTACATATCAAACGCTTTCAATCTTGGACGAGTCTTCGTCCACTTCTG GTCTGTTAACTTCAAGTTCATTCCGGAACCAGTTTTTGTATCAAAGGAATTTGCTGTCTCTTTACTGATCACCCATTTAATGCTTCTTGCTCTGTTTGCTCATTATAAGTGGTGCAA GCATGAAGGCGGTCTTTTGGTTTTCTTGAATTCTACGTTTGCACTGTCAAATCTTAGAATGACTCTTTCAAAATTACTATCTTTTCAACATTTCTGCAGCCAACAGTTTATCGTCAATGTTTTGAACAAAGAAC ACATTGTAAGTACAATGTTTGTTGGCAACTTCATTGGTATCTTGTGTGCTCGATCACTCCATTATCAATTCTATTCATG GTATTTCTTTAGCTTGCCGTTTCTACTGTGGAGAACACCTTTTCCCACATTATTACG TTTGGTTTTGTTTTTCGGGGTTGAATTGTGCTGGAATGTCTTCCCTTCCAACTTGTATTCGTCACTTCTGCTACTATTTTTGAACTTGTTCATACTGTGGGGAATCTGGTGCTCCTCTCCTGAGTATCCCTATGTGAAAGATGACAACAAATCTTTGACTAAACAGAAAAAAAGAATATGA